In Phragmites australis chromosome 16, lpPhrAust1.1, whole genome shotgun sequence, one DNA window encodes the following:
- the LOC133895674 gene encoding uncharacterized protein LOC133895674 yields MATPLARAPLPRALLRPAPTARVAAHRHLRAKAAGSAGAAGPVLRTCRNCKQQYDPAANHPSACRYHTAHFGGETRRKFESVYAGGTMDTPDSGKVFQYWHCCGSEDPFDAGCTASPHCSYDD; encoded by the exons ATGGCCACGCCGCTCGCACGTGCGCCGCTGCCGCGGGCCCTTCTCCGGCCGGCTCCCACCGCCCGGGTCGCTGCGCACCGCCACCTCCGGGCGAAGGCAGCCGGCAGCGCGGGCGCGGCCGGGCCCGTGCTCCGCACGTGCAGGAACTGCAAGCAGCAGTACGACCCGGCGGCGAACCACCCCTCCGCCTGCCGCTACCACACGGCCCACTTCGGAG GAGAAACAAGGAGAAAATTCGAGAGTGTCTACGCTGGTGGGACgatggatactccggattcagGCAAAGTGTTTCAATACTGGCATTGTTGTGGGTCGGAAGATCCATTTGATGCAGGCTGTACTGCTTCTCCTCACTGCTCGTATGATGATTGA